A single genomic interval of Lewinellaceae bacterium harbors:
- a CDS encoding ABC transporter ATP-binding protein, which translates to MIQLHHLFKTYGKLEVLRDIDLELTNPGVTAILGPNGSGKSTMIKLILGLVIPSQGEIIVRGQKIHRSYTYRNDISYLPQIARFPENLKVKELLKVIEEIRGPSILKDQFIQYFSIESYLDKKLGHLSGGTRQKINLVLTFMYDTPIRILDEPTAGLDPIAMVALRNLIEEERKAGKMILLTTHIIPMVDAMADDLIFLLDGTIHFHGAPAELKQKTNHNDLEDAIAGMMLKAKQLHHRTGLISLSPVLNT; encoded by the coding sequence ATATTGATCTGGAGTTGACCAATCCGGGTGTAACGGCTATTCTGGGGCCCAATGGAAGTGGCAAATCCACCATGATCAAACTGATCCTTGGATTGGTGATCCCGAGCCAGGGGGAAATAATCGTTCGTGGTCAAAAGATTCACAGGTCATATACCTATCGCAACGACATCAGTTACTTACCTCAGATTGCCCGGTTTCCGGAAAACCTCAAAGTGAAAGAGCTGCTGAAAGTCATCGAAGAGATCCGGGGACCGTCCATCCTAAAAGATCAATTTATCCAATATTTCTCCATTGAATCCTACCTGGACAAAAAGCTGGGTCATTTATCCGGGGGCACCAGGCAAAAGATCAATCTGGTGCTGACCTTTATGTACGATACTCCTATACGCATCCTGGATGAGCCAACGGCTGGCCTGGATCCAATCGCCATGGTGGCGCTGCGCAATCTAATCGAAGAAGAACGAAAGGCCGGAAAGATGATCCTGCTTACGACCCACATCATCCCGATGGTCGATGCGATGGCAGACGATCTTATCTTTCTGCTCGATGGTACCATCCATTTTCATGGCGCACCTGCTGAACTGAAACAAAAGACGAATCACAATGACCTGGAGGATGCCATTGCCGGGATGATGCTCAAAGCAAAGCAGCTGCATCACCGTACCGGATTAATATCCCTAAGCCCGGTTCTAAACACATAA